CTAGGAATCAAATTACTTTACCAATATATGTCACATCCAAATATGATTTGAATACATCAATACTGCTTATGTTCTGTATATTGTTTAGGTTACAGTCACTTAGTATCAGGTAAATGTTTAACCTCAAAAGCCATAAGCCATCTCATTTGGaatttctgaatggaaacactTTCAGGAATGTAAAAAAAGCAAGCAATTTGTGACTTACTGTAATAGTGAGTTACATCAGTAGCTCTGTATCTGTTAAGCAGGATTTTATGACTGTGTGCCTACATCTCACACAGGGTAAATTTGTtacgcctgttttgtttcatttttattttccaaaTGTTAATTCCAATGAGGTTTACATTTTTCATCTGCCActtttgctttcattgtatagtCAGTATCAACACCCTAAGTGGAATAAGTCGTGTAAGTCGTAAATGTATCAGTTTCTATTAATAATTTCATGTAGAATAATATTGTAATGGTAAAACTATTGTGTTCGGACATCACAGCAACAGCTCTTGACCTCTACTGCTCTGTTAAAGGATCAATATTAAACAGCATGGTGAACATTCATTTGTTTTCAGTCTCTTTTTCATGCATATGAACACAAAGTATAGTGGTTCAAAACCCTTTTGAAATGAAACATTTAAGCAACTGATGCTGTTGCAGTGTTTTAAATACTGTCAGCTGAATTTTAaaagggtcatatcatgaggaatcaaattagTAGAAAAGAAAGAGGGTGGAAAATTTGTTAAGAAAAACTAAATTactttttggtgcaaaaacaaacaaacttcctAACAACACTAACCTACTTGCTTTATTAGCAAGTACTTAGTACTATTAGCGGACCTCAGCAAAAATGGATTTGACATGACTACATTAAGAAAcatttatactgtacaaaaaatgtcatttctcaTGGTATTACCAGGatgcttatttatttttgtaataaattcaATCTTAAGGTTACATTGGTATATAAATTTTAGAGATACTAACATTTACAGGATAATGGCATAGAATATTATCAAAGATTAATCACCTAAAAACATATGCTTAAAATCAATAACAAATGAGTTGCATTACAAAATTCTGGCCCAGGATACATTCTGGCAGAGTACAGCTGTCTTGACATTTATATGCTTCTATTGaattttggaaaaataaaaataagggtgTTTGTGCATAGTTGGAGGATTTCGAAAGTTGGGAGTATTTAGGCtaatgctttttaaaacagtAGCTTGGTTCTCAACCCCTTGCCCCCCATCCAAAGTAAAACAATTGGATAATAATACTCAATAATGACAATGGATTATTACTATACAACATGTAATATGACACCAATTAAACAATGGCAACAATGACAGAAACAAGAACTAGAAGGTGAACAATAACATTGAACAAGTGAAATAAGaatttttttacatgttataaAGGAACATGTTTGAGGAGGTTTATCCAATCAATGATAGACAACGCATGTGGTGAAAGGCTCCAATGGAAAGGTTGGAGATTGTAGGCATTGTAGAAAGATGTGCATGGTCAGTCTCCTATGTTCACACCTCAGGCACAGAGTGATCCATTGATGATTTCAGCAGGCCGCTTGACATCCTGGAATACACAGGTTATgtgttcaaaaatgttttttgatctTGATAACATTTAGAACAAAATACCTCCAAAAAatttcaattctgtcatcatctactcaccctcatgttgttccaaacctgtatgtacatctttcttcagtggaacacaggaGATCTTAGGTagcatgacagcctcagtcaccataagtgaatggtgaatgatgcagttattctgactaacatcttttgtgttttaacagaaaaatatcatacaggtttggaacaatatgagtgtgattaaattatgacagaatttacttttttgggtgaactatccctcttaAACCATTTAGCAAAAAGCATCAGAATAAGAATCAAGCAAGTTTGAGAAATGTTTTAATCTTTAAATTTCAAATTTTCTGAGAAATTGTAAGACATTAAGAAAAAAGTTTAGAAGAAAGGTttcatattacatattatatttttgcttttttatcttAGCTGTATGGCAAATATCAGAGTATAAAAAGAAAGCTTGATCTCACTTCTTAATGATGTGCTCATAGATGAACTTAGGCATGATGGTGATGGTCATGGCAGTGGGAGATGTGGTCAGGATGTCCTTAATCTGAGTGTCCTGtagaccaaaaacaaacaaacattaaattaaaatttaactGCACTAATCTCAAATCTGTAAactaatttgattattttctgtCAGAGACCATATGCAACCTGgattgaatacattttttgagTCTGATACTGAACTAAATACCTTTAAAATTGGTGTACATCCTGACAGCACTTAATCTCTCTTACCTTAAGTCCAATGACATTCTGGCCGTTGATCTCACAGATGTAGTGATCAGTGAGCATGCCATTACGGGCAGCAGAACCATCCTTCACTAGAGACGTAATCCGTCCAGATTTGAAGATAAAGCCCACATGGCCGGAGCTGTCCTTATGCATTGTGATTGTACGCTGGAACGGTCTAGAATGGAGAAAGATCAATTTTATATGAAACACTTTCTACATCAGATCCAGTCTGGTGGTGCAATCTTTGTTACTGTATGCAAAAAGAATTAATGTTGgtcaaacaaactttttaaaaaaaaagtaaagaactTCAATTCGCACAAGGAACTACTAAAGCAAATAACCACCAGGAGGCAGCAAGAAGCCGATTTGGTCATATTCATTAACAATTCCAGAATTATATTCAGCATGCTGTGTCAACACTATTCTACAGAGTAGTCACCTGTAATACCGACACAAACCGCTGCTCTACTTCAACAACCAATGCAAGAGGAGCTGAGAGTTTCATTTGAACTATATTCAAATTTACTGTTTTTATAAGTAATGTTGTATTTTCTTCAAAAACTACctttgtagttctagagagttcAGCAGAAATATTTATACACAAATATTGAAGACCCCCCAAAAATGGacaagtgccattttttattccTATGTTAACAACATTATGCCTATTAAAACAGGAATACAGGGTGAGACATAAAGAAGGGCTTTTTAGGCCCATTTTGTTAAATAGCTTGTAGCCTAAATTGagttgtcaacttttaggagttcAAAAGCATATAGACAATGTCAAAGTTAACGGACTaaactctcattttgatttcatggggtctttatacataaatttacatacatttaacaGGTAGGCAGAAATGACTGACCTGTCACGGACGATGAGCTCAATGCGTTGATCACCTGCTGCCTTCAGAGCTTTGTGGGCCTTGTCCGAGTTCCAGCCGGCGCAATTCTGCCCATTGATCTGCAGAACTTGATCTCCAAAACGCAGGCCAGCCAATGCCGCAGGGGAGTTCACCTGCACCAGCTGGACAAACACTCCCTAATCAGAGAGAGGAAAGGAAATGAAAGAAGGATAATTACATCTTTTCACTGTTGCTAAATATGATGACAGATTCTTTGTGAATGAGGGTTTGCTGACTTACAAAATATTAACACAAACAACAGTGGtcacaaaagtatttggacttaattcacatttaaaaatgtctgaatgtcactgcattaaaaacaaaatatcaacccaagtggcatctgcaaacaaattatgctagagcttttctcaaatCTAACTTCACTATTCAGATTTCCTTTTAACTAGttgtcgaccgatatgggtttatCAATGGCCGATGACGataccgatatccagagagcaagaGAGCATTCTTTTTACCAAGTTAGTCCACTCGGCGACcatctttttctatgtaaacaagcagcatacaagtgcagctcctatctacttgaatggggaaagatcgaAATTTCCATAATGATTGGTctagattatgatcaaagaacatatttcaaatcagcagtaaaatctgacaaaactggtatcataaactgtgcttctttacctcagattaagcaaaaaaaaaaaaaaaaaaaagaacaattttcccagcttgtctagctaatgtgcatgcgcgttctcgagttgattgacaggcgatgtctgtatctataaggtgattggctcttttacctgaaaggcaggacttccttttctacatcaaTCGCCCATTCATATTAATTGAAAaatctgctaaatagtctctgaggATAGCCAATGGCCGATATAATTGCCAATAAACATAATTCATTTTAACAGCAGCAAATCAAATGTAAACAACATTTCTAAAgggaaacaaacacttattttatgtaatatttactcaaatttgcattAACTTTACAGGAAGAAAACATTGAAAACAGCAAGTGTTGACTATctattgacaaatctattggtagattttagatctgacacaagggaaagttaacactcTTGTTAATCAGCCAAGTGAACACAGCAAATTTTGCCCATAATCGCAAAATTGCCAAATAACGGCCAATTAActggcctggccgatatatcagtctatcactccTTTTAACCAACCCCTCAGGATCACACAGgtatcctagcagagtaaccacaggtgtagcaCCACATTAActttggacatgttccactaatattTGACAACCAGAACGTTTTATCCCGTATTTATGTTCAACCGtatgaaatgttttttaatttttaacaactttgcttctattgttttataatttgaaacttaaacttctttttgttaaatgttgtGCTGGAAAGGTAGTGTACTTGATTATGtaacataattttaaatattcataCTTTAAAGTGtggtttaaaggtgctataagcgattttttcatggaaaagtatgcaaaaaatattcctactcccttaaagatgttaatgaaataagtgtcctgagatatctcaccagtctctgtgacagctgtagactttgtaaacagcaaacaaaaattgcGGACACTGACGtttttcacctgtcagtcattttgctcgttctcatagtattgtagtattTGAAGAGTATCATTGAGGCTacgattcataatgtttgtcagttaagAGCGCTactgtgccactgttgaatttgacagccgcaggaacaaacaatgctgctcttttgctcggttttggtctcaaaattatctttggagagcgggttttggaatgagggggcgtggctaattcaacggctcagtcacgtgaaagcttcagaacgctaaaatcacttacagcacattttaagtgtccaaattctttttAGAACTCAATACTTCAATAAttcttaaatgtttaaatgtaaattccTGAGTTGAACAGCTTTACTCACATTATCGATATCTCTGAGACGGAGGCCGACCTTTCCATCCTGGTCTTTGCAGAGGATGACCTCCCGCAGACCCGGACGGATCTCTGCCCTCTTGATGCCTATGTCGGCACCAGTGACGGGCCGCACCATGCCGCCAATGCCCATTGGCACTGCCACTTGCTGTAGAGATAGAAAaccatttttattcactttcacaggtTGTTAGAGACACATGCTAGACACATTTAATGATGAAAACAGTTACTTCTCTAAAACAAAAACTGAGGCCCATGCAAATGGTCTAATGTTCAGTGCTATGGACAATATATGTCATGAAACTGAGAACTAAAAGATCTTTTATACATCATTTTGGGGGAGAAAAAAGATAGAGAATGTTTAGACTCTTGTTTTGAAGTATGAAGAACCATAAAACGAATAAAAacgagttcacccaaaaatgaaaattctctcatcatttattcaccctcatgccatcctagatgtgtatgactttcttctgctgaaaacaaagattttaagatctCAGCTCTATTGTTCCTTACAATGTCTCAGAGCTCTgctggtcctcacaatacaaccactttgaagctccagaaagcatatgaaggcagcataaaagtaatccattcaagtgtccatacaactccagtggttaaatccatatcttcagaaattatatgacaagtgtgggtgagaaacagatcaatatttaagtcctttttactataatctccactttcacattattctacTTGTGTTTTTGCCAATTTGCAATCTTCATGCAtatagccacctactgggcagggaggagaatttatagtataaaaggacttaaatattgatctgtttctaacacacctatcatatcacttctgaagatatggatttaaccactggagtcgtctggattacttttatgctgcctttatgtgcttttttggagtttcaaaattttggtacccattcacttaatatcccacggatcatttattataccatgttgtaaatgcctctttttgggtggaatcaaaaacacgctgttttcgtgtgtgtctctttaaatgcaaatgagctgctgctccccgccccctttccagaagagggctgtgcctttacagctcgtgcttcggatactacagcaacaacaaatcagaaccaatatgactaacaccgtaaataccggagttcagccatatatgcaTGAACCAGAGTAGGACACTAAGGAAGGAGAGACTCCGGCAGAAGTCACAACTGTGAGAATGATCCAGGATGTTTCTGAATGGTTAAttgatgaatttatttaattgttgTAGAGTTTTTTTTCAACCATTTTCAATGATGgatgagcaacacaaaaatatacgGTAATGACGTTAGCTATGCGCTATAACGAGGCATGACATTTTTGGGGGGGTTGTCTTGCATCATGCTCATTGAGAAATTGTTGTACAGGTGCTCATGTGGCAACTGTGACAAGATGCCTACAGAGCCAGAGAATATATGCTGCATGGAGATAAAACaagtattattttctttaattataTTTTCTGTAATCAGATTTCATTTATGACATACCATTGCCTACAATTGCCTAACACAGTTTATTATAATAAAGGTTAGAAGACGGATACAACAGCTTGAGGAGACTCCCTCATGTATGGTGGACCATCCTGGAATGGAGCCTGTTTGTTTAAATGTGTTCTCTCTACAGAatgcatttaatatttataaagcTGACTATGgtcattgtgttcagcagaagtaagaaagtcaaacacatctgggatggtatgagggtgagtaaatgatgaaagaattttccttttgggtgaactgtccctttaagatactTTTCCctttgatttattaatgcatcaaAAATCATGCGTCAAAGGGTTAAGATACTGACACAAAGCAGTCTACATTAACAACACTCCAACACAGGCCTTATGGTGCATGAGTCATTCCTAGGCTATGGTTCCAAGAAATATTCTGAAGTGCTTTATGGGCTATACGAAGACTCCCTGTGGCCAGTTTGAGCTTTTCacagcaaaaagaaaagaaaaagaaagaataaaaaagaaaaaaagagctcACAAGTGCACAgatgctaacacacacacaaaaccgcCTCTTTTTCAAAGCTTACACAATTACTCTTGGCTGCCACTACTATAAGAGAGCAAATGTTGTATAAGGCAGCAATAACAGGGATGGAAAAAATACTGACTGTAcagcaaacaaaacaagcaaagagTGCAAGCTCTGTTAGAGAAAATTTAAGAcagaaatgtcattgttttcGTATGTTAATGTCTATGTATTTGTGAATGCCAATTCTCAGGAAAGTTgaaagttacatttatatagcgcttttctgaca
The genomic region above belongs to Myxocyprinus asiaticus isolate MX2 ecotype Aquarium Trade chromosome 28, UBuf_Myxa_2, whole genome shotgun sequence and contains:
- the LOC127419407 gene encoding syntenin-1-like, which encodes MSLYPSLEDLKVDKVIKAQSQFANATSSTPAITQGVYQPQPATLGMPSSSLYPNLEELGDYMGLALNSDEVQRNVALVPVTDNQVAVPMGIGGMVRPVTGADIGIKRAEIRPGLREVILCKDQDGKVGLRLRDIDNGVFVQLVQVNSPAALAGLRFGDQVLQINGQNCAGWNSDKAHKALKAAGDQRIELIVRDRPFQRTITMHKDSSGHVGFIFKSGRITSLVKDGSAARNGMLTDHYICEINGQNVIGLKDTQIKDILTTSPTAMTITIMPKFIYEHIIKKMSSGLLKSSMDHSVPEV